In Equus caballus isolate H_3958 breed thoroughbred chromosome 25, TB-T2T, whole genome shotgun sequence, one DNA window encodes the following:
- the RUSC2 gene encoding AP-4 complex accessory subunit RUSC2 isoform X6 has protein sequence MASRPSNANHLSPQALKWREYRRKNPLGPPGLSGSLDRRPQEARLARRNPIFEFPGSLSAAGHLNCRLNGQVVKPLPLTCPDFQDPFSLTEKPPAEFCLSPDGNSEAISIDLLQKKGLVKAVNTAVDLIVAHFGTSRDPGVKAKLGNSSVSPNVGHLVLKYLCPAVRAVLEDGLKAFVLDVIIGQRKNMPWSVVEASTQLGPSTKVLHGLYNKVSQFPELTSHTMRFNAFILGLLNIRSLEFWFNHLYNHEDIIQTHYQPWGFLSAAHTVCPGLFEELLLLLQPLALLPFSLDLLFQHRLLQSGQQQRQHKELLRVSQDLLLSAHSTLQLAQARGQEGPGDMDRAAHGERVKGVGAPEGGEDEEEEEETEEMAEAAGGSGRGRWAQGGQAGWWYQLMQSSQVYIDGSTEGSRFPRGGSNSSSGSSSEKKKGAGGRGPPPREGVVEGAEACPAPEETLGRAWPFWMGSPPDSVLAELRRSREREGSTAPPAENEEGTSEPSPGGIKWGHLFGSRKVQREARPTNRLPSDWLSLDKSMFQLVVQTVGARREPEPRESLQEPHPPALPSKPPCKVKALCHHLATGPGQLSFHKGDILRVLGPAKGDWLHCSRGTDMGLVPLAYVTLTPTPSPTPGSSQN, from the exons ATGGCCTCCAGGCCCAGTAACG CCAACCACCTATCCCCTCAAGCACTCAAGTGGCGGGAGTACAGGAGGAAGAACCCACTAGGGCCGCCTGGCTTGTCAGGGAGCCTAGACCGAAGGCCACAGGAAGCTCGGCTGGCCCGAAGGAACCCCATCTTTGAGTTTCCTGGCTCCCTCAGTGCTGCTGGCCATCTGAACTGCCGGCTGAATG gtCAAGTAGTGAAGCCATTACCACTGACCTGCCCTGACTTCCAAGACCCCTTTTCCTTGACCGAGAAGCCTCCAGCTGAGTTTTGTCTATCCCCAGATGGCAACTCAGAGGCCATTTCCATTGACCTGCTTCAGAAAAAAG GGCTCGTGAAAGCTGTTAACACTGCTGTGGACCTCATTGTGGCCCATTTTGGCACAAGCCGGGATCCTGGGGTGAAG GCAAAGCTTGGGAATAGTTCTGTGAGCCCCAATGTAGGCCACCTGGTTCTGAAGTACTTGTGCCCTGCCGTCCGGGCTGTGCTGGAGGATGGGCTCAAGGCCTTTGTGCTAGATGTCATCATTGGGCAACGGAAGAACATGCCGTGGAGTGTGGTTGAGGCTTCCACACAGCTAG GCCCATCCACCAAGGTCCTGCATGGCCTCTACAACAAAGTCAGCCAATTCCCAGAGCTCACCAGTCATACCATGCGCTTCAACGCCTTCATCCTCGGCCTGCTCAA CATCCGGTCCCTGGAGTTCTGGTTTAATCACCTCTATAACCACGAAG ATATCATCCAGACCCACTACCAGCCATGGGGCTTCCTGAGCGCAGCACATACCGTGTGCCCCGGCCTCTttgaggagctgctgctgctgctacagCCCCTGGCCCTGCTGCCCTTCAGCCTCGACTTGCTCTTCCAGCACCGGCTGCTGCAAagtgggcagcagcagcggcagcacaAGGAGCTGCTGCGGGTGTCCCAGGACCTGCTGCTATCCGCCCACTCAACGCTGCAGTTGGCCCAGGCCCGGGGCCAGGAGGGCCCTGGAGACATGGACAGGGCAGCCCATGGGGAGCGGGTGAAGGGTGTGGGTGCCCCAGAAGGTGGagaagatgaagaggaagaagaagagacagaagagatgGCAGAGGCAGCTGGGGGCTCAGGGCGTGGCAGGTGGGCCCAAGGTGGGCAGGCTGGCTGGTGGTACCAGCTCATGCAGAGCTCCCAGGTCTACATCGATGGCTCCACTGAGGGTTCTAGGTTTCCCCGAGGTGGCAGCAatagcagcagtggcagcagcagtgagaaaaagaaaggagccGGAGGCAGGGGGCCACCCCCCCGGGAGGGAGTCGTGGAGGGAGCTgaggcctgccctgcccctgAGGAGActctgggcagggcctggcccttCTGGATGGGAAGCCCCCCTGATTCTGTGCTGGCCGAGCTGAGACGCAGTCGGGAGAGGGAGGGGTCGACTGCTCCCCCAGCAGAAAATGAGGAAGGAACCTCTGAGCCTTCACCTGGGGGCATCAAGTGGGGACACCTTTTTGGGTCCCGAAAGGTTCAGCGGGAAGCCCGACCCACAAACAG GCTACCCTCAGACTGGCTGAGCCTGGACAAGTCCATGTTCCAACTAGTGGTGCAGACAGTGGGTGCCCGCCGGGAGCCAGAGCCCAGGGAGAGCCTGCAGGAGCCAcaccctccagccctgccctccaagCCTCCATG CAAGGTGAAGGCACTGTGCCACCATCTGGCCACAGGCCCTGGACAGCTGAGCTTCCACAAGGGAGACATCCTACGGGTGCTGGGGCCAGCCAAAGGAGACTGGCTGCATTGCAGCCGTGGCACTGACATGGGCCTGGTGCCTCTGGCCTACGTGACGTTGACCCCAACTCCAAGTCCAACGCCCGGAAGCAGCCAAAACTGA
- the CIMIP2B gene encoding ciliary microtubule inner protein 2B isoform X1: MFVLSSQVAGLCSGVDRLASLCSPVLLQVALAVISLAPPSLLLPRPRLLPLARPCSPGHSTHSTEPSAQRQTKGTAWVPGTMASIFTLGLNPQHPHHIPGYTGHCPLFRFSMGQAYGQITGHLLRGSPGLAWPPAHRTLLPPIWPPRSPEVPRRRSLRVRHGHKRLSSSMIPGYTGFVPQAQFIFAKNCSQVWAEALHHFTQWHGGQGSQEQLPKEAKGEKDMGKEPTLEPELEAKEEPQLGEKVEQASPYSTDDRDPRKFFMSVSHPPGFTGYVPHACFLFGSSFPVLTNQALPEFGQMYSWGRPQKDPKHLLPLSMTFPQNLGLLPNYGGSVPRCKFQFGHTSWHLTHDALGLSTLQRQLLV; the protein is encoded by the exons atgttcgtACTCAGCTCCCAGGTGGCAGGACTGTGTTCTGGAGTAGACAGACTAGCGAGCCTCTGCTCTCCTGTTCTGCTCCAGGTGGCCTTGGCAGTCATCTCACTAGCGCCCCCCTCCTTGCTCCTTCCTAGGCCCCGCCTCCTGCCTCTGGCTCGGCCCTGTAGCCCTGGACACAGTACACACAGCACAGAGCCATCGGCTCAAAGGCAAACAAAAGGAACTGCCTGGGTTCCCGGGACTATGGCCAGCATCTTCACACTGGGGCTGAACCCTCAGCACCCTCATCATATCCCGGG GTACACTGGACATTGCCCACTATTTCGGTTCAGCATGGGCCAGGCCTATGGTCAGATTACTGGTCATCTACTTCGGGGCTCTCCTGGCCTAGCCTGGCCCCCTGCCCATCGCACACTTCTGCCTCCCATTTGGCCTCCAAGATCTCCCGAGGTTCCCAGGAGAAGAAGCCTGCGTGTCAGGCACGGGCACAAAAGGCTCAGCTCTAGCATGATCCCTGGGTACACAG GATTTGTACCCCAGGCACAGTTCATTTTTGCCAAGAACTGCAGCCAGGTGTGGGCTGAGGCTCTGCATCATTTTACTCAGTGGCATGGGGgacaagggagtcaagagcaGCTGCCAAAGGAGGCTAAGGGAGAAAAAGACATGGGGAAAGAGCCAACACTGGAGCCAGAGCTGGAGGCCAAGGAGGAGCCACAGCTGGGAGAGAAGGTAGAACAA GCTTCCCCCTACTCCACGGATGACAGAGATCCTCGCAAGTTCTTCATGTCAG TATCCCATCCCCCGGGCTTCACTGGTTATGTGCCCCATGCCTGCTTCCTCTTCGGCTCCAGCTTTCCTGTGCTTACCAACCAGGCACTGCCGGAATTTGGACAGATGTACTCATGGGGCAGACCTCAGAAGGATCCCAAACATCTCCTCCCACTTTCCATGACTTTCCCTCAGAACCTGGGCCTTTTACCTAACTATGGGGGCTCTGTGCCAA GGTGTAAGTTCCAGTTTGGCCACACATCTTGGCATCTCACCCATGATGCTCTGGGCCTCAGCACCCTCCAGAGGCAGCTCCTGGTGTAG
- the CIMIP2B gene encoding ciliary microtubule inner protein 2B isoform X2 has protein sequence MFVLSSQVAGLCSGVDRLASLCSPVLLQVALAVISLAPPSLLLPRPRLLPLARPCSPGHSTHSTEPSAQRQTKGTAWVPGTMASIFTLGLNPQHPHHIPGYTGHCPLFRFSMGQAYGQITGHLLRGSPGLAWPPAHRTLLPPIWPPRSPEVPRRRSLRVRHGHKRLSSSMIPGYTGFVPQAQFIFAKNCSQVWAEALHHFTQWHGGQGSQEQLPKEAKGEKDMGKEPTLEPELEAKEEPQLGEKVEQVRPRKLRGLQLPPTPRMTEILASSSCQALPEFGQMYSWGRPQKDPKHLLPLSMTFPQNLGLLPNYGGSVPRCKFQFGHTSWHLTHDALGLSTLQRQLLV, from the exons atgttcgtACTCAGCTCCCAGGTGGCAGGACTGTGTTCTGGAGTAGACAGACTAGCGAGCCTCTGCTCTCCTGTTCTGCTCCAGGTGGCCTTGGCAGTCATCTCACTAGCGCCCCCCTCCTTGCTCCTTCCTAGGCCCCGCCTCCTGCCTCTGGCTCGGCCCTGTAGCCCTGGACACAGTACACACAGCACAGAGCCATCGGCTCAAAGGCAAACAAAAGGAACTGCCTGGGTTCCCGGGACTATGGCCAGCATCTTCACACTGGGGCTGAACCCTCAGCACCCTCATCATATCCCGGG GTACACTGGACATTGCCCACTATTTCGGTTCAGCATGGGCCAGGCCTATGGTCAGATTACTGGTCATCTACTTCGGGGCTCTCCTGGCCTAGCCTGGCCCCCTGCCCATCGCACACTTCTGCCTCCCATTTGGCCTCCAAGATCTCCCGAGGTTCCCAGGAGAAGAAGCCTGCGTGTCAGGCACGGGCACAAAAGGCTCAGCTCTAGCATGATCCCTGGGTACACAG GATTTGTACCCCAGGCACAGTTCATTTTTGCCAAGAACTGCAGCCAGGTGTGGGCTGAGGCTCTGCATCATTTTACTCAGTGGCATGGGGgacaagggagtcaagagcaGCTGCCAAAGGAGGCTAAGGGAGAAAAAGACATGGGGAAAGAGCCAACACTGGAGCCAGAGCTGGAGGCCAAGGAGGAGCCACAGCTGGGAGAGAAGGTAGAACAAGTGAGACCAAGAAAGCTGAGGGGTCTGCA GCTTCCCCCTACTCCACGGATGACAGAGATCCTCGCAAGTTCTTCATGTCAG GCACTGCCGGAATTTGGACAGATGTACTCATGGGGCAGACCTCAGAAGGATCCCAAACATCTCCTCCCACTTTCCATGACTTTCCCTCAGAACCTGGGCCTTTTACCTAACTATGGGGGCTCTGTGCCAA GGTGTAAGTTCCAGTTTGGCCACACATCTTGGCATCTCACCCATGATGCTCTGGGCCTCAGCACCCTCCAGAGGCAGCTCCTGGTGTAG
- the CIMIP2B gene encoding ciliary microtubule inner protein 2B isoform X3, whose product MFVLSSQVAGLCSGVDRLASLCSPVLLQVALAVISLAPPSLLLPRPRLLPLARPCSPGHSTHSTEPSAQRQTKGTAWVPGTMASIFTLGLNPQHPHHIPGYTGHCPLFRFSMGQAYGQITGHLLRGSPGLAWPPAHRTLLPPIWPPRSPEVPRRRSLRVRHGHKRLSSSMIPGYTGFVPQAQFIFAKNCSQVWAEALHHFTQWHGGQGSQEQLPKEAKGEKDMGKEPTLEPELEAKEEPQLGEKVEQASPYSTDDRDPRKFFMSGTAGIWTDVLMGQTSEGSQTSPPTFHDFPSEPGPFT is encoded by the exons atgttcgtACTCAGCTCCCAGGTGGCAGGACTGTGTTCTGGAGTAGACAGACTAGCGAGCCTCTGCTCTCCTGTTCTGCTCCAGGTGGCCTTGGCAGTCATCTCACTAGCGCCCCCCTCCTTGCTCCTTCCTAGGCCCCGCCTCCTGCCTCTGGCTCGGCCCTGTAGCCCTGGACACAGTACACACAGCACAGAGCCATCGGCTCAAAGGCAAACAAAAGGAACTGCCTGGGTTCCCGGGACTATGGCCAGCATCTTCACACTGGGGCTGAACCCTCAGCACCCTCATCATATCCCGGG GTACACTGGACATTGCCCACTATTTCGGTTCAGCATGGGCCAGGCCTATGGTCAGATTACTGGTCATCTACTTCGGGGCTCTCCTGGCCTAGCCTGGCCCCCTGCCCATCGCACACTTCTGCCTCCCATTTGGCCTCCAAGATCTCCCGAGGTTCCCAGGAGAAGAAGCCTGCGTGTCAGGCACGGGCACAAAAGGCTCAGCTCTAGCATGATCCCTGGGTACACAG GATTTGTACCCCAGGCACAGTTCATTTTTGCCAAGAACTGCAGCCAGGTGTGGGCTGAGGCTCTGCATCATTTTACTCAGTGGCATGGGGgacaagggagtcaagagcaGCTGCCAAAGGAGGCTAAGGGAGAAAAAGACATGGGGAAAGAGCCAACACTGGAGCCAGAGCTGGAGGCCAAGGAGGAGCCACAGCTGGGAGAGAAGGTAGAACAA GCTTCCCCCTACTCCACGGATGACAGAGATCCTCGCAAGTTCTTCATGTCAG GCACTGCCGGAATTTGGACAGATGTACTCATGGGGCAGACCTCAGAAGGATCCCAAACATCTCCTCCCACTTTCCATGACTTTCCCTCAGAACCTGGGCCTTTTACCTAA